The window AACACGAGACACCAACCGAGACAGCAAAATGCAGAAATCCTATCTGACCGCTAAGAAACCTTGATGTATTTATAGCCGTCAAAACATATGAAATCGGCAAAAAATACGATAGCGCACCATAGCCTGTCATATCCTCGGTCATTGCGCGCCTTAGGGCAACGTAACCAGTTACCGAGAAAATATTACCATCCGCGAGAGAATTAGCCTGCTTGTAGACCAATGGAATAATCAATACACAAGCAATTTGCGCTAACATAAGCGGCTTCTTTCTGTACTCCATGACGTGCATGGTCCTAATTCCACGCATCCTCATAGAATCTGGAGTTACCCACATGCAAACAGCAACCGCAAAGTACACGATACAGTATGCAAGCACCATCAAATCATACTCAACGGACGTCGGGTAGAAGAACGATCCGAGCGTCAGAAGACCAGTACATATAACCAACCAAATAGGGAAGAAAACCTGAAATGGGTTTCCCGGCCCCATCTTTGGAGAGAAGCTAATAGCAATTCCAGCTATATTTATCAGCACGCATAAAAATAGCAATTCACCCTCGCATAGACGTCTGTTGCTGCGCGACTTGACAAATTGCCAAATCTGACACATACACCAAATTCGGCATTCTATCACGAGGATGAATCGCCCCCCTTCCCCAACAAGGCGGGGTGCCTGGACACTTGCCTTACGCCCGTCTTAGGTTGTCGTGTACTCCCCGGAGAACTCGACCTCAAAGGCTGTCGCAGGGATCGTAGCTTGCGCATAGCTCCCCGTCGCCCCATAGTAGATGCGCGCGGCGCCCTGGACTCCGTTGGCAGTGGCCGCGGAGTTGAGTCTTGCTGTACAGCCGCCGCTGACCGATAGGCCATTCACCGTGGTTGCTCCGAGAGTAACGATGTTGTCACCACCAACCGCTGCAGCCGGCAACGGTAGGCTAACCTGGATCAGCCCAGTCCCAGTGTGTCCCGCCGCTACAGAGAGCCTCACCTTAAAGAAAACTCGCTTGCTGATGCGGTAGTAGCGCCCGTTCTGCACGGTATAGGTGCCAGCCCCAGCCGTGCTTGCGCCAACCACCACAGGCAGATAGGCGCTGACGTACAGGTCCGACTCTTCCGCCTGGAAGTTGCTCGCCAGAGAGTTCAGATTTGCCGCCATCAGCCGGTTGGTGTTCGCGCTGAACGCGTGGGCCGCCTCCTTCTGAATTGCCACAAGGGTTTTCCCAGTGGGCGCCGAGACCTCCAGCCCATCAAATGATACATAGGAAGATAACCCACTGATAAAGTCGATACCGTTCGACAAGCCGGCAGTTCCAGTCCCGCAGTCGATCAGCTTGTCCCGTGTCGAACGAAAATAGTCGGCATAACCAACACGCAAACCTGTTCCTTGCACAGAACCAACCCTGGTTAGCCTATTACATTCCGACTCAATATCACGAACCCCCTGCACTGCCGTTGTGTAACCCATGATCGCCGACTGCGTATAGTCAGTGAAATCGCAGCCCTGTATCCGCCCACGCTTTGCGCCCATAATCGAGTATGGCTGATACCCGGTCTTCCCCGTGACACGAATCACGGAAAAGCTTGCATCCTCGCTTGTGGATGTAGGCTGCCTATTAGCTACGAATGAAAAGACAGACCCTGTACCCACATAATTGTACGAGGTGCAGTCCTCCATCGTTACATTCTTTGGTGCACTCGTTACAGTTGCGGGCACCAGAACACTAACCTCTCCTACATTTCCCCCATTATTGAGGAATTTTCTCTTTCGGATCGTCACATTTCGAATAATTCCCCATGCATCTCCGTTTGGCTCCATATCGATTGCGCCAGGCATATTGTAGCGCGTGCAGTTTTGAAACTCGCAGTCGTCTACCAGGGCGCCGTCAATGTCGATGAATGATATGCCATTTCGGTTCTGATTGTTGACCCCGTTGAACAGCACGCGGGTAGCAGAAAAACGGAGATTATGACGCTCGGTAGCTGCTACATTGGAACTGCCGCAGTAGACGCCATCACCCTGAAAGCCGGCAATGATCAGGTCTTCCATTTCGAGATACGAGAACGCATTCAAATTCAGAAGGTGAACTTGCTCGGAGAACCCTGCGGTAGCAACTTGCCCCTGCAGAGTGAACCCGCTGAAGCGAACATTTCGTGCGTTCGTGCTCGGGTCCGATGATCCGCCGCTGCCCGGGTTGAGGCTGATGCCATATGAGCCGGGCTTCACCAGCAGCACTGCGGACGGATCATATCCCCGAGTATGGATATTCTGATAAGTTACTAGATTGCCTACCAGAATCGACATGTTGTGCGGCACGATAACCTCACCACCTCCGAAATCGCGCAGGTAGTCGTAAACGCGCTGTACATATGACGAGTAGTCGACACTTCCATCAGCAACATATCCACCAGGGAGAGCCCGCAGCAGATTGATTGGCGCTGACTTAATCAGCACATCAAAAGATGACGGCAGCGTAATACCGCTACTGCTTTGCGGTATGGCTGATCCGATCAGTGCGGCCCCTTTCGCGGTGTCTCTGTTATTCGCAAGGTCCGCACTCTTTGCCGCTCCTGCCAGCGTAGCGGCTGCATTTGAGGCGCTCGTTGCTGCGGCGGCGGCGCTGTCCGATGCGTTGGTTGCGCTGGTAGATGCGGTTGTTGCATAGGTCGATGCGCTGTTAGCGCTGTCCGCAGCATTCCCCGCCTCCGTGGTGGCAATGCCAGCCTGAGTGGTCGCCTGCGCCAGGATGCCGTTTGCCGCAACGTTGATCTCCGCATCCTTGTCTGCCAGGAACTTCTGCACGGACGGCACCTGAGTGCCATCCACCGTCGTATAGGTGTCGGTCGGGCCGCCGTTACTGAACGTGCGTGTGCGATCAGCATCCTGCTTGAACCCGTCTACCGCTTCTGCAAGGCTAGCGTAGGTCATATCTCAGGCAAAGAAAAAGCCGCCCGGAGGCGGCTTGTGTTGTTCGAATCCGCTGGCTACTTGGTCGGCACCGGCATCCCAGACCGCGCCAACTCTGGCAGCGACTCGTAGAATGCGGCCCACCGCGCGTCGCTCTCATCGATCTCGCCCAGGTTGGCGAACACCGAATCGGCTTGCGGGGACGCGAAGTAAGACACGATCGTCAACTGAGTGCTGTCGGAGAACTGGACGTTGAGCATGGCTGCCCCATTTGCGGCAGATGTGGCCGCAGTCTCATTTGATGTGCTCATAATCAGAAGGTGTACTGCGTGATGTTGACCGCGCCAATCGCACCGCTTCCAGTATTGGTGTAATAGGTGGTCTGAGGAGTCTGAATGAGCACGTCGCTAAGTGACACGTTAATTCCGGCGCCGTTTGCCGGCGACGTCTGACTGATGAAACGTTGCCCAACTTGTCCGGTATTGGCAGCGACAGTAAGGAATGAACCGACCCCAGCAGTCACATTGGAAGTCGTTCCAGTACCCGTCCAAGTACGTGCATTCGCAGGGACTGCCGCGGCAATGTTCAGCGCGGCAGGCGTCGACACGGTCGCAGTCGTGCTGAGCACCTGGATCGGCGCGAAATACACGCTGCGATCTATCTGTGCAGCGGCTGCGAACTGTCCGCCCGCGTTCGTCGGCCAAACGGATACCAGCGCCGATGCCGTGTATCCGGCGGGCATGTTGGCACCCCCGTAGACATTGGGGGCGGCAGCGGCCGTAGCATTGCTCGCCAGCAGCGCGCTACCTCCCGTCGCGGGGTTGTAGATCGCGTAGAGCGCCACGTACCCATTGGCCGGCGCAGTGCCAGTGTCCATGCCGCCGGCGCCGGTGGCGGCTAGGTTGATGGTCTTATTGAAGTTCGGCAGGCAGTAGCGCGCGCCGCCGAGTGCGGTCTCGACGATGATCTCGTCGGCCGTGAGCGCCGCCGTCGCAGAGGCCACGGCATTGTTCACCTTCAGATTGCGCGCCTGGCCAACGACGCCGGCCGCTTGCGCCACGGTCACAGCGTGATTACTCTGCGTCCCCTGGGCCACCTGTTGCGCGCCGCCCGTGCACTCCATCACGACCCAGGCGCCGTTCCCACCATTGACGGTCGACGCGACGACGTACAGCAGGCATGCGACGCCCTTCGCAGGCAGCTCGCCGCCCTGAAGTGGCTGCAGACCGAGCCCCAGAATCGGCTTCGTGCCCAGTCCGTCGACGTTGAGCGTCGACGCGCCGGTATTGGTGTTGGCTATCGCCACATCCAGCGTCAGACCAGACACCGTCGGGTAGGCCCCGAAGGCGGCCAAGTTGGCCACCACATAGGCGTTCGCGGCGCCGGTGTCGGCCAGAACTGGATTCTGGCGCGCGGTCACCGAGATCGCCGTCGCCAGATTGGCCAGCAGCGTCGCGGTCGTGCCATCGTCGATGGCCGTCTGGCCGGTGTTGGCAACGATGAACTGCGCCAGGACCGCCGTCATGATGCTGCTCTGGCGCCAGACCTTGTTGAGCTGCGCCGACGGCGCAACGCCGGCAGAAAAGCCATTGGCGAGCAGCGACGTCAGTGCTGCATACTGGGCTTGCGTCAGCACGTTGGCACCCGACCCGGCAGCGAAGGTCAGGAAGTCGTTCTGGATGGGCATGGGTGTTCCGAAAAGAGAAAAGCCGCGCGAAGGCGGCCTGTGGCGAAGTGCGAAGGATCAGGCGGGGACCGCCCACGAGCCGGCGTCGAGGCCGGCGATGTACTGGTTGGAGACGTCGAATCCGAAGAGCGGCGTGTTGTTGACCGATGGCACGACGTAGTTGGCAAGCACCCCTTCCGGCTTGAGCGGTAGGTAGCCGCCGGAGAACAGTGCGCGCAGCAGCGCGCTCGGGATCTCCCCCGACACACCCACCGTCATCGTCATGTCCTGGTTGTCCTGGATGAAGATGTTGCTGGCCGACCCAGCGAACAGGTTCGCGTAGGCGCCAGCGGCGCCGGGCACCGTTCCGTCCCAGCTATTCGCCGCGATCTTGGCGCGGATCAGCGTCCTGTACGTCCCGTCGTCGAGCGACGTCA of the Cupriavidus malaysiensis genome contains:
- a CDS encoding DUF2612 domain-containing protein; the protein is MAQASDYTALITTQHADKPKFMAMVAVVAQCFSDQINVMQSIPAAFDLDNAVGVQLDAVGLWAGIRRQVRTPLNVYFSLDTVGLGFDQGNWQGPFDPSTGLTSLDDGTYRTLIRAKIAANSWDGTVPGAAGAYANLFAGSASNIFIQDNQDMTMTVGVSGEIPSALLRALFSGGYLPLKPEGVLANYVVPSVNNTPLFGFDVSNQYIAGLDAGSWAVPA